In Lactiplantibacillus pentosus, the sequence GAAAAAAGTTTGAGGATTATGGCCTAATTTTAATGGAACATAGTCATAGCAAGGTCCAACGAAGAAAACTGAATATAGAAAATAGAACAAAAAAATTAGTAGAACAATTTATATAATACGAGGAGGATTCTATATGTTAAAAATTGGTGTACTGGGGTTAGGCAATATCGCGCAAAAGGCGTATCTACCAGTGATGGCAGCGATGCAGGATCAGTATGAATTTCATTTGACCACGCGCAATGCGGAAAAACGGGCGAAGTTGGCAGCCATGTATGGGTTTCAACACACGCACGCGACGTTGGAAGAATTAATTGATACAAAGCCGGATGCGGTATTCGTGCATACGCCAACTCAGACGCATGGTGCGATCATCAAGCAGTTGTTGTTGGCCGGCATCCATGTTTATGTGGATAAACCAGTCGCAACAGACTTACAAGTCGTCCAGAATTTATATGATTTAGCAGCTGCTCGTCACTTACTATTGACCTGTGGTTTCAATCGCCGCTTTGCCCCGTTTAATCAGGAGTTGAAGGCCTTGCCAGATAAACGACTGATTGTTGCGGAAAAGGTTCGCGAAGCGGGTGGGCAGGATCCCGAAACAGCGGTTTTTGACTTGATGATTCACATGGTGGATACTGGGTTATTTTTATTGGACGAACCGTTAGCAGATACTACTGGCCGAATCGTCACGACAGATAGTGGTGCCTTAGCGCAGGGCTACTTGACCGTTCAGACCGCGCACGAACAACTCCAGGTTGTGACGAACATGTACGGCGGCGTAAACTTAGAACAAGTGACGGTCCAAACGGCACAGCAGCGTGCGATGGTCACTGATTTAAGCACGAAAACGGTGTTGACGACGGCTGAACAGCTGACGACTAGTTTTCCTGACTGGACACCAACGCTCGAAAAACGTGGGTTTGCGCCTTTGATTCGGGCCTTCTTAACGGCTGTCGCGACTCACGGGGAGAATCCGGTCGCACCGTCGTCCGCGATTACGAGTCACGCGGTGTGCCGTCATTTATTAAGTGACTAAAAAGTGATAAAATTGAATAATGGACTTACAATTTCAACAGGGCCATAGCGTTAGCGTAGCGTTTCAACTTATCGACCCGTTGTCATGGGAAGCTTTTAGACCTGCTAGATTAACGAATACGCTGTGAGACCGGTATATGTTGAAGTAAGTGAATTAAATTGAAACACGAAAGGAACTTTTCACCATGACCCAAGATGTCTTGGCCACTTTTCCAGCCATCGAAATTAAAAAAGATGAATCACTAAGTCATTATACGAATACCAAAACGGGAGGCCCCGCAGATTACGTGGCGTTTCCCAAGTCGATTAGCGAGACCAAAGCATTGATTACCTATGCCAACGAGCAAGGCTTACCCTTAACGGTGATTGGCAACGCCAGCAATTTAATTGTTAAGGACGGCGGGATTCGTGGGCTGACCATTATTTTAACGAAAATGAATCAAATCCATGCCAGTGACAATAAAGTCGTGGCTGAAGCAGGGGCCGCGATTATTGCGACGACCAAGGTGGCTTGTGGTGCCAGCCTGACTGGGATGGAATTTGCTGCGGGCATTCCTGGGAGTGTCGGTGGTGCCGTCTTCATGAACGCCGGGGCCTACGATGGTGAGATGAGCGAAGTGGTCGAGACGGTCACCGTTTTGACGACTTCAGGTCAGCTCAAAACACTAGACAACGCGGATTTGGATTTCGGATACCGCCACAGTAGTATTCAAGATTACGATGACATTGTGGTCTCGGTGACGTTCGGCTTGAAACGCGGCAATCAGACTAAGATTCAGGCGCGGATGGATGAACTCAATACGTTGCGGGCAGCAAAACAGCCGCTTGAATGGCCGTCTTGCGGAAGTGTCTTTAAGCGACCAACCGGGTACTTTACTGGTAAACTAATTCATGATGCTGGTTTACAGGGCCATCGAATCGGTGGTGCGGAAGTTTCTAAGAAGCACGCTGGTTTCATTATTAACGTCGACCACGCCACGGCGACGGATTATATGGATATGATTCACTACGTCCAAAAAGTTGTATTTGAACGGTTCGGCGTTCATCTTCAAACCGAAGTACGGATTATTGGAGAGGATGTTGACCAAAGTTAGCATTGTCAATTTAACAAAGGAGGCAACCACTTAGATGCCGATTATCGAATTAGTGATTTTACTGGCATGTTTAGTGCTGCTGTCGAATGTGTTGAGCCACTATCTAGTCGCAATCCCGGTCAGTTTAATTCAAGTCGGGCTCGGTCTAGGAGTGGCTTTATTATTAAACGTACAAGTTAAGCTGCAAACAGATTGGTTTATGCTCGTCTTTATTGCGCCAATGCTGTACAACGACGGCAGAGAGTTCCCTAAGCAAGAGCTGTGGGAACTACGCGGGGCGATTTTCGCAAATGCAATCGTGCTCGTTTTTATTACAACCATTTTAGGCGGCTTTTTGAT encodes:
- the murB gene encoding UDP-N-acetylmuramate dehydrogenase, with the translated sequence MTQDVLATFPAIEIKKDESLSHYTNTKTGGPADYVAFPKSISETKALITYANEQGLPLTVIGNASNLIVKDGGIRGLTIILTKMNQIHASDNKVVAEAGAAIIATTKVACGASLTGMEFAAGIPGSVGGAVFMNAGAYDGEMSEVVETVTVLTTSGQLKTLDNADLDFGYRHSSIQDYDDIVVSVTFGLKRGNQTKIQARMDELNTLRAAKQPLEWPSCGSVFKRPTGYFTGKLIHDAGLQGHRIGGAEVSKKHAGFIINVDHATATDYMDMIHYVQKVVFERFGVHLQTEVRIIGEDVDQS
- a CDS encoding Gfo/Idh/MocA family protein, yielding MLKIGVLGLGNIAQKAYLPVMAAMQDQYEFHLTTRNAEKRAKLAAMYGFQHTHATLEELIDTKPDAVFVHTPTQTHGAIIKQLLLAGIHVYVDKPVATDLQVVQNLYDLAAARHLLLTCGFNRRFAPFNQELKALPDKRLIVAEKVREAGGQDPETAVFDLMIHMVDTGLFLLDEPLADTTGRIVTTDSGALAQGYLTVQTAHEQLQVVTNMYGGVNLEQVTVQTAQQRAMVTDLSTKTVLTTAEQLTTSFPDWTPTLEKRGFAPLIRAFLTAVATHGENPVAPSSAITSHAVCRHLLSD